One Sphaeramia orbicularis chromosome 21, fSphaOr1.1, whole genome shotgun sequence DNA window includes the following coding sequences:
- the tfg gene encoding protein TFG isoform X2, whose protein sequence is MNGQLDLSGKLIIKAQLGDDIRRIPIHNEDITYDELVLMMQRVFRGKLQSNDEVTIKYKDEDDDLITIFDSSDLSFAIQCSRILKLTLFVNGQPRPLESSQVKYLRRELIELRNKVNTLLDSLEPPAEPGLSATAPDSESVDGREGKVVAADPSMKQATPVSAASMSAFDPLKNQDEVNKNVISAFGLSEDQAPAPPPAAPEERSGTPDSIASSSSAAPQPGVPPQTQAPYPGVQQGPPAGMDGQVYQQYQAPGGYPPQQPGAPPQQQYGMQYPGYSPQPGAPQPGPPQPQQQQFQNYAPPSSQAPVPGPAPAPAFQGGQQQPHPPQGAQQYPPGAFPSQNYTSQASQPANYSLPPNSQPGSGYQSRPGYTPPPGNTVTPPPGAANPYARNRPPYGQGYTQPGPGYR, encoded by the exons ATGAACGGCCAGCTGGACCTGAGCGGGAAGCTGATCATCAAAGCCCAGCTGGGCGATGACATCCGACGCATCCCTATCCATAATGAAGACATAACTTATGATGAGCTGGTGCTGATGATGCAACGCGTCTTTCGGGGAAAGCTGCAGAGTAACGATGAAGTTACCATCAAATATAAGGATGAAG ATGATGACCTAATCACCATATTTGACAGCTCTGACCTCTCCTTTGCAATCCAGTGCAGTAGGATACTCAAACTGACTTTATTTG TGAACGGTCAGCCTCGGCCTTTGGAATCAAGTCAGGTGAAGTATCTTCGAAGGGAGCTCATTGAGCTCAGGAATAAAGTCAACACCCTCCTGGACAGTTTGGAGCCTCCAGCAGAGCCCGGTCTATCTGCTACAGCACCAGACAGTG AATCAGTGGACGGGCGTGAAGGCAAAGTGGTGGCAGCAGACCCCTCCATGAAACAAGCCACCCCAGTCAGTGCAGCCAGTATGTCAGCCTTCGACCCATTAAAAAACCAGGACGAGGTCAACAAGAATGTCATCTCCGCTTTTGGCCTGAGTGAGGACCAGGCCCCAG CTCCCCCACCAGCTGCACCAGAGGAACGCTCAGGAACACCTGACAGCATCGCTTCCTCTTCATCTGCAGCCCCACAGCCAGGAGTGCCCCCCCAGACACAGGCCCCTTACCCTGGAGTACAGCAGGGACCCCCAGCTGGCATGGATG GCCAGGTGTACCAGCAGTACCAGGCGCCAGGTGGGTACCCACCTCAGCAGCCAGGTGCCCCACCGCAGCAGCAGTACGGTATGCAGTACCCTG GATACAGCCCTCAGCCTGGAGCCCCTCAACCTGGCCCACCACagcctcagcagcagcagtttcAGAACTACGCACCTCCCTCCTCCCAGGCTCCTGTCCCTGGTCCAGCCCCTGCCCCAGCTTTCCAGGGGGGCCAGCAGCAGCCCCATCCGCCTCAGGGAGCCCAGCAGTATCCACCAGGAGCCTTCCCTTCCCAAAACTATACCTCCCAGGCCTCACAGCCTGCCAACTACAGCCTGCCGCCCAACTCCCAGCCTGGCTCAGGGTACCAGTCTCGCCCCGGATACACCCCGCCTCCAGGCAACACCGTCACCCCTCCACCCGGAGCTGCTAACCCATACGCCCGCAACCGCCCCCCGTACGGCCAGGGCTACACTCAGCCTGGCCCTGGATACCGGTAA
- the tfg gene encoding protein TFG isoform X1, with translation MNGQLDLSGKLIIKAQLGDDIRRIPIHNEDITYDELVLMMQRVFRGKLQSNDEVTIKYKDEDDDLITIFDSSDLSFAIQCSRILKLTLFVNGQPRPLESSQVKYLRRELIELRNKVNTLLDSLEPPAEPGLSATAPDSESVDGREGKVVAADPSMKQATPVSAASMSAFDPLKNQDEVNKNVISAFGLSEDQAPAPPPAAPEERSGTPDSIASSSSAAPQPGVPPQTQAPYPGVQQGPPAGMDGQVYQQYQAPGGYPPQQPGAPPQQQYGMQYPAGYSPQPGAPQPGPPQPQQQQFQNYAPPSSQAPVPGPAPAPAFQGGQQQPHPPQGAQQYPPGAFPSQNYTSQASQPANYSLPPNSQPGSGYQSRPGYTPPPGNTVTPPPGAANPYARNRPPYGQGYTQPGPGYR, from the exons ATGAACGGCCAGCTGGACCTGAGCGGGAAGCTGATCATCAAAGCCCAGCTGGGCGATGACATCCGACGCATCCCTATCCATAATGAAGACATAACTTATGATGAGCTGGTGCTGATGATGCAACGCGTCTTTCGGGGAAAGCTGCAGAGTAACGATGAAGTTACCATCAAATATAAGGATGAAG ATGATGACCTAATCACCATATTTGACAGCTCTGACCTCTCCTTTGCAATCCAGTGCAGTAGGATACTCAAACTGACTTTATTTG TGAACGGTCAGCCTCGGCCTTTGGAATCAAGTCAGGTGAAGTATCTTCGAAGGGAGCTCATTGAGCTCAGGAATAAAGTCAACACCCTCCTGGACAGTTTGGAGCCTCCAGCAGAGCCCGGTCTATCTGCTACAGCACCAGACAGTG AATCAGTGGACGGGCGTGAAGGCAAAGTGGTGGCAGCAGACCCCTCCATGAAACAAGCCACCCCAGTCAGTGCAGCCAGTATGTCAGCCTTCGACCCATTAAAAAACCAGGACGAGGTCAACAAGAATGTCATCTCCGCTTTTGGCCTGAGTGAGGACCAGGCCCCAG CTCCCCCACCAGCTGCACCAGAGGAACGCTCAGGAACACCTGACAGCATCGCTTCCTCTTCATCTGCAGCCCCACAGCCAGGAGTGCCCCCCCAGACACAGGCCCCTTACCCTGGAGTACAGCAGGGACCCCCAGCTGGCATGGATG GCCAGGTGTACCAGCAGTACCAGGCGCCAGGTGGGTACCCACCTCAGCAGCCAGGTGCCCCACCGCAGCAGCAGTACGGTATGCAGTACCCTG CAGGATACAGCCCTCAGCCTGGAGCCCCTCAACCTGGCCCACCACagcctcagcagcagcagtttcAGAACTACGCACCTCCCTCCTCCCAGGCTCCTGTCCCTGGTCCAGCCCCTGCCCCAGCTTTCCAGGGGGGCCAGCAGCAGCCCCATCCGCCTCAGGGAGCCCAGCAGTATCCACCAGGAGCCTTCCCTTCCCAAAACTATACCTCCCAGGCCTCACAGCCTGCCAACTACAGCCTGCCGCCCAACTCCCAGCCTGGCTCAGGGTACCAGTCTCGCCCCGGATACACCCCGCCTCCAGGCAACACCGTCACCCCTCCACCCGGAGCTGCTAACCCATACGCCCGCAACCGCCCCCCGTACGGCCAGGGCTACACTCAGCCTGGCCCTGGATACCGGTAA
- the jagn1a gene encoding protein jagunal homolog 1-A, which translates to MTFRGGSRPTSINGNDYKYKERIVPHYQMSVALKSEVRKFNLVHLLIWLLVAAQVAVSHFNLVSPDTVSAPYHWEYPYLLSLLPLLCSSLSLPKNNISYLVISMISSGLFSVAPLIYGGMEMFPVAQQLYRHGKAYRFIFGFSAVTVTYLVMVIAVQVHAWQLYYMKKLLDSWFNATQEKKKK; encoded by the exons ATGACATTCCGTGGAGGCTCCAGACCCACTAGTATAAATGGAAATGACTACAAATACAAAGAAAGGATCGTCCCACATTACCAGATGAG TGTGGCCCTAAAGTCAGAAGTTCGGAAGTTTAACCTCGTCCATCTCTTAATCTGGCTGCTGGTGGCAGCACAGGTGGCTGTCAGTCATTTCAACTTGGTGTCACCTGACACAGTGTCAGCACCGTACCATTGGGAGTATCCCTACCTACTCAGCCTCCTCCCTCTACTCTGCAGCAGCCTGTCACTTCCAAAGAACAATATCAGTTACCTCGTCATATCCATGATAAGCTCAGGGCTGTTCTCTGTGGCACCTCTCATTTATGGTGGAATGGAAATGTTCCCTGTGGCGCAGCAGCTCTACCGCCATGGAAAGGCCTACCGCTTCATTTTTGGCTTCTCTGCAGTGACTGTTACATATTTAGTCATGGTGATTGCTGTACAGGTGCACGCTTGGCAGTTATATTACATGAAAAAGCTGCTTGACTCATGGTTTAATGCTAcgcaggaaaagaagaagaagtaa